In Chitinophaga varians, the following are encoded in one genomic region:
- a CDS encoding exonuclease domain-containing protein: protein MYAIVDIETTGGHASANGITEIAIYLFDGREITQHYQTLVNPGVPIPYYIESLTGITNSMVAEAPPFEAVAPLIYELLHDKIFVAHNVNFDYSFVKHHLAAAGLDLQCKKLCTVRLGRKILPGLPSYSLGNLCRHLEIPINGRHRAGGDAEATTKLFALLLQQDKEKAIAAALKAGSKEQFLPPNLQPEVVKQLPQVPGVYYFHDVKGKVVYVGKAKDLKKRVNSHFTGHSASRQRQNFLRTVYNITYQETATDLMACILESVEIKRLWPAFNAAQKRVEFRYGFYLFEDQEGYLRLAIEKKRKFSHPVHAFNLLIDGHRLLRALIRQFELCPKLCFLQKGGGTCAGKTAATCHGACEKAEAPEVYNQRVKAAIAFLQEQQPSVVIMDKGRNSEEQSCILMEKGRFYGMGYVPVHLQTTDAEQLRPHLTQYPENEIIISLLRPYAGNGQQLASSPK, encoded by the coding sequence GTGTACGCAATTGTCGATATAGAAACTACCGGGGGCCACGCCAGTGCCAACGGCATTACCGAAATAGCCATCTACCTGTTTGATGGCCGGGAAATCACACAGCATTACCAGACCCTGGTCAATCCTGGAGTGCCTATTCCTTATTACATCGAGTCCCTGACGGGCATCACCAACAGCATGGTGGCCGAAGCACCTCCCTTTGAAGCGGTGGCGCCCCTGATTTATGAGCTGTTGCACGATAAAATCTTTGTGGCGCATAACGTCAACTTTGACTATTCGTTCGTGAAGCACCACCTGGCCGCCGCCGGGCTGGACCTCCAATGCAAGAAGCTCTGTACCGTAAGGCTGGGGAGGAAGATCCTGCCGGGACTGCCTTCCTATAGTCTGGGCAACCTCTGCCGTCATCTGGAAATCCCCATCAATGGCCGTCACCGGGCAGGCGGGGACGCGGAAGCAACAACCAAACTGTTTGCCCTGCTGTTGCAGCAGGATAAAGAGAAAGCCATCGCGGCGGCGCTGAAGGCCGGTTCCAAGGAACAGTTCCTGCCGCCTAACCTGCAACCGGAAGTGGTGAAACAACTGCCCCAGGTGCCGGGTGTCTATTATTTTCATGACGTGAAAGGAAAAGTAGTGTACGTAGGAAAGGCCAAAGACCTGAAAAAGCGTGTCAACAGCCACTTTACAGGGCATAGCGCCAGCCGCCAGCGGCAGAATTTCCTACGCACCGTGTATAATATCACCTATCAGGAAACCGCCACCGATCTGATGGCCTGTATCCTGGAGTCGGTAGAGATCAAGCGCCTGTGGCCTGCTTTTAACGCGGCACAGAAGAGAGTGGAATTCCGTTATGGTTTTTATCTTTTTGAAGACCAGGAAGGATACCTGCGCCTCGCTATCGAAAAAAAGCGCAAGTTCAGTCATCCGGTACATGCCTTTAACCTGTTGATCGACGGGCACCGGCTGCTCAGGGCGCTGATCCGGCAGTTTGAGCTGTGCCCCAAATTGTGTTTCCTGCAAAAGGGCGGTGGCACCTGTGCCGGGAAAACAGCAGCCACCTGTCATGGCGCCTGTGAGAAAGCAGAAGCGCCGGAAGTATATAACCAGCGCGTAAAAGCGGCGATCGCCTTCCTGCAGGAGCAGCAGCCCTCCGTGGTGATCATGGACAAAGGCCGCAACAGCGAAGAACAAAGCTGCATCCTCATGGAGAAAGGCCGCTTCTATGGCATGGGGTATGTGCCGGTGCACCTGCAAACAACGGATGCCGAACAACTGAGGCCTCACCTGACACAGTATCCCGAGAATGAAATCATCATCAGTTTATTGAGGCCATATGCCGGTAACGGGCAACAGTTAGCATCTTCCCCGAAATGA